The Bernardetia litoralis DSM 6794 genome includes a window with the following:
- a CDS encoding Tubulin-tyrosine ligase family: MKKPLWWIKMTNFEYWSFWFFYLPTVPYGLYLALRSGSLAYFTSVNPAVPLSGLQGQPKQDILKLLDEKYLPKSLYFKHNSDFEFVKFQIEKKQIKFPFIIKPEVGERGKGVEKMDSFKELQDYLNEYTKENKSDFIIQEFLKEPIELGVLYYRLPNNLKSKVSGEEEKIRLKKFRNSAITSIVQKEFLTVIGDGKKTLSELIGDSDRARFQKKRLQKEFAQEWNVTIPINKKIILEHIGNHCRGTKFVDANYLVTEKNIAAFDEIMKSLENYYYGRFDIKVSSMEDFKEGKGIKIMEVNGVASEPAHIYDPKTPILKAYRDILWHMKIIQVISFQNKKDGTAFASFSQIWKIVSDEFKKTFF; the protein is encoded by the coding sequence ATGAAAAAACCTTTGTGGTGGATAAAAATGACCAATTTTGAGTATTGGTCATTTTGGTTCTTCTATTTACCTACCGTGCCTTATGGACTATATTTGGCATTGCGTTCTGGTTCACTGGCTTACTTTACCTCTGTTAATCCTGCTGTTCCATTGAGTGGATTGCAAGGGCAACCAAAACAGGATATTCTCAAACTTTTAGATGAGAAATATCTTCCCAAATCGCTTTATTTTAAGCATAATTCTGATTTTGAATTTGTTAAATTTCAAATAGAAAAAAAACAAATCAAGTTTCCTTTTATCATAAAACCTGAAGTAGGCGAACGTGGAAAAGGAGTAGAAAAAATGGACTCTTTCAAAGAATTACAAGATTATTTGAATGAATATACAAAAGAAAATAAATCTGATTTTATTATTCAAGAATTTTTGAAAGAACCAATCGAATTAGGGGTTTTGTATTACAGATTGCCAAATAATTTGAAAAGTAAAGTAAGTGGAGAGGAAGAAAAAATACGTTTAAAGAAATTCAGAAATTCAGCTATTACTTCTATTGTGCAAAAAGAATTTTTGACTGTGATAGGTGATGGCAAAAAAACTCTTTCAGAGCTTATTGGAGATTCCGATAGAGCAAGATTTCAAAAGAAAAGACTTCAAAAAGAATTTGCTCAAGAATGGAATGTAACAATTCCCATAAATAAAAAAATAATACTAGAGCATATCGGAAACCATTGTAGAGGAACAAAATTCGTAGATGCAAATTATCTTGTTACTGAAAAAAATATAGCTGCCTTTGATGAAATAATGAAATCTTTAGAAAATTATTATTATGGAAGGTTTGATATAAAAGTTTCTTCAATGGAGGATTTTAAGGAAGGAAAAGGAATAAAAATAATGGAAGTAAATGGTGTCGCTTCTGAACCTGCTCATATTTATGACCCAAAAACTCCAATCTTAAAAGCATATAGAGATATTCTTTGGCATATGAAAATTATTCAAGTGATTAGTTTTCAGAATAAAAAAGACGGAACTGCTTTTGCGTCTTTCTCTCAAATTTGGAAAATAGTGAGTGATGAATTTAAGAAAACATTTTTTTAA
- a CDS encoding DinB family protein: protein MNHSNIAVLKQLNDLLNQLSDTEYAAPLSLISQNTIGKHVRHILEFYTCLLTGIENKSVDYDARKRNLDLENYTQKALETSNIIAQELLTLNKEIELELLATLPHARTKLSSTAERELLYVLEHTIHHFAIIKIAVKNEFPHIRMTDGFGVAYATLQHQEEIIKNC from the coding sequence ATGAATCATTCTAACATTGCTGTTTTGAAGCAGCTAAATGACCTTCTCAATCAACTTTCAGATACAGAATATGCAGCTCCTTTGTCTTTGATTTCTCAAAATACAATAGGAAAACATGTAAGGCATATTTTAGAATTTTATACTTGTTTACTGACAGGAATCGAAAACAAATCAGTAGATTATGATGCTCGTAAACGTAATTTAGACCTAGAAAATTATACTCAAAAAGCATTAGAAACCTCAAATATAATTGCTCAAGAACTACTGACCTTAAACAAGGAAATAGAATTAGAGCTTTTAGCAACACTTCCTCATGCACGTACAAAACTTTCTTCAACGGCTGAAAGAGAACTTTTATATGTATTAGAACACACAATTCATCATTTTGCAATTATCAAAATTGCTGTCAAAAATGAATTTCCACATATTAGAATGACAGATGGTTTTGGAGTTGCTTATGCCACACTTCAACACCAAGAAGAAATAATTAAAAATTGTTAA
- a CDS encoding Hpt domain-containing protein, whose protein sequence is MPNKILSKNTSSSSEFNARKLSLVANRIQIFYLDIEGFIIETCEGIWKINKEINFFNLFEAFKIHKEAIDFLFKQTGKEEKSLAIYNLKIFFEEEFFYINALFTIKKSSDKSTDFFLECLIEDKTEHYQSLKDLEEKHKLQEIEFLNEKWQLNKDTELLEVNHQTQLATLDEQLRINWTNLLAENLKKIATQNFIQSSFESNSEIYSNNNFENLIALSNSFEKISGICLFPSKMDIFLSQKNTVTYLGKNNIHQKLIQNLVELAGGNFIEKNLNNDTKQRFKFDFSEIDFIFIEQEFITEEIINTDKFCFLVEPTFLEQKQNLINNKTKLLIYPLYPFQVWQQLLSFTNTTIMSYHEHIDLSQIYEIVDNEPMLVQSMLQILDKNLREYPAQLQQEFNDGELDTLRQTVHKFKSCTAYTGLTEFNDTLSEIEASQENGWTIAQIKDKLEFVLQAIPIIKVQVEEKLKELEEEIS, encoded by the coding sequence GTGCCTAACAAAATCCTATCAAAAAATACCTCTTCATCATCTGAATTTAATGCTCGCAAACTTTCTTTGGTTGCGAATCGCATTCAAATTTTCTATTTAGATATAGAAGGATTTATTATAGAAACCTGTGAAGGAATTTGGAAGATTAATAAAGAAATAAATTTTTTCAATCTTTTTGAGGCATTCAAAATTCATAAAGAAGCCATTGATTTTCTCTTTAAACAAACAGGAAAAGAAGAAAAAAGTCTTGCTATCTATAATCTAAAAATATTTTTTGAAGAAGAATTTTTTTATATAAATGCTTTATTTACAATCAAAAAAAGCTCTGATAAAAGCACAGATTTTTTTTTAGAATGTTTGATAGAAGATAAAACAGAACATTATCAATCTTTAAAAGATTTAGAAGAAAAACACAAGTTACAAGAGATTGAATTTTTGAATGAAAAATGGCAACTCAATAAAGATACTGAACTCTTAGAAGTAAATCATCAAACACAACTCGCTACTCTTGATGAACAGTTACGAATAAATTGGACAAATTTATTAGCAGAAAACCTTAAAAAAATAGCTACACAGAATTTTATTCAATCTAGTTTTGAGTCTAATTCTGAAATTTATTCTAATAATAATTTTGAAAATTTAATTGCCTTATCTAATTCTTTCGAAAAAATAAGTGGTATTTGTCTTTTTCCTTCAAAAATGGATATATTTCTTTCTCAAAAAAATACAGTTACTTATTTGGGTAAAAATAATATTCATCAAAAACTAATTCAAAATTTAGTAGAACTTGCAGGAGGAAATTTTATAGAAAAAAACCTAAATAATGATACAAAACAACGTTTTAAATTTGATTTTTCTGAAATAGATTTTATTTTTATAGAACAAGAATTTATAACTGAAGAGATTATTAATACTGATAAATTTTGTTTTTTGGTAGAACCTACTTTTTTAGAACAAAAGCAAAATTTGATAAATAATAAAACAAAATTATTGATTTATCCTTTATATCCTTTTCAAGTTTGGCAACAATTATTATCCTTCACTAATACAACTATTATGAGCTATCACGAACACATTGACCTTTCTCAAATCTATGAAATTGTAGATAATGAGCCTATGCTCGTCCAAAGTATGTTACAAATTTTGGATAAAAATCTAAGAGAATATCCAGCCCAATTACAACAAGAATTTAATGATGGAGAATTAGATACGCTTCGCCAAACGGTTCATAAATTCAAATCTTGTACTGCTTATACAGGTCTGACAGAATTTAATGATACACTTTCAGAAATAGAAGCAAGCCAAGAAAATGGCTGGACAATAGCACAAATTAAAGATAAATTAGAGTTTGTTTTGCAAGCCATTCCTATTATTAAAGTACAGGTAGAAGAGAAATTGAAGGAATTAGAAGAAGAAATATCTTAG
- a CDS encoding YceI family protein — MKNNLLFLPLLLVFIFGFTFSNSVFKETTSVSNKANQTIVSSVTFKIKNAGIGIDGSFKGFQGTVNFNPDNLSTSKFDVSIDAKTIDTDNETRDNHLRKDEYFDVEKHPKISMKSSKIEKISDGKYKATFNLTLKGKTKAVSFPFSYTKTTAGYKLKGFFEIDRRDFEVGGSSWILSDDVKVYIDLEVKN; from the coding sequence ATGAAAAATAATCTTTTATTTCTCCCTTTGCTTCTCGTTTTTATATTTGGATTTACATTTTCAAATTCAGTTTTTAAGGAAACAACTTCAGTATCAAATAAAGCAAATCAAACTATTGTTTCTTCTGTTACTTTCAAAATCAAAAATGCTGGAATTGGTATTGATGGAAGTTTTAAAGGCTTTCAAGGAACAGTTAATTTTAATCCTGACAACCTTTCTACTAGCAAATTTGATGTGAGCATTGATGCAAAAACAATTGATACCGACAACGAAACACGAGATAATCATTTAAGAAAAGATGAATATTTTGATGTAGAAAAGCATCCAAAAATTTCTATGAAGTCTTCTAAAATAGAAAAAATAAGCGATGGTAAATACAAAGCAACTTTCAATTTAACTCTAAAAGGAAAAACAAAAGCTGTTTCTTTTCCTTTTTCTTATACCAAAACAACTGCTGGTTATAAATTAAAGGGTTTTTTTGAGATAGATAGAAGAGATTTTGAAGTAGGTGGCTCTAGCTGGATTCTTTCTGATGATGTAAAAGTATATATCGATTTAGAAGTAAAAAATTAA
- the rlmN gene encoding 23S rRNA (adenine(2503)-C(2))-methyltransferase RlmN yields the protein MNTPTIKVSLQEIENKKPDIRKLTLAEISEELQKLGEPKFRAKQVWQWLWEKSATSFEEMTNLSQKLREILQENFAINLLTIAEEQKSDDGTVKSSFRLYDGKIVEGVLIPVKDRMTACISSQVGCSLSCKFCATGYMGKKRNIEAAEIYDQVVAIARQAEENFNQPLTNIVYMGMGEPLMNYKNVLQSIDRLTSPDGLNMSPKRITVSTAGIAKFIKMLADDNVKFNLALSLHAAHDEKRNEIMDINESNSLDVLAEALKYFYEKTENRITFEYILFDNFNDSLKDADELYQFTKHVPCRVNILEYNPIEEAEYKKPTAERMDKFANYLIRRGVRTTVRRSRGKDIDAACGQLANKKG from the coding sequence ATGAATACGCCAACTATAAAAGTATCGCTGCAAGAGATAGAAAATAAAAAACCAGATATTCGAAAACTGACTTTAGCCGAAATATCAGAAGAGTTACAAAAACTAGGAGAGCCAAAATTTAGAGCCAAACAGGTGTGGCAATGGTTGTGGGAAAAATCAGCCACTTCATTTGAAGAAATGACAAATCTTTCTCAAAAATTAAGAGAAATATTGCAAGAAAATTTTGCTATTAATCTTCTCACTATTGCCGAAGAACAAAAAAGTGATGATGGAACTGTAAAATCTTCATTTCGCCTATATGATGGAAAAATTGTAGAAGGTGTTTTGATTCCTGTTAAAGACAGAATGACGGCTTGTATTTCGTCGCAAGTGGGTTGTTCGCTTTCTTGTAAATTTTGTGCAACGGGTTATATGGGCAAAAAACGAAATATTGAAGCTGCCGAAATTTATGATCAAGTAGTTGCGATTGCTCGCCAAGCTGAAGAGAATTTTAATCAACCTCTTACCAATATTGTTTATATGGGAATGGGCGAGCCATTGATGAATTATAAAAATGTATTGCAATCTATTGATAGACTGACTTCTCCAGATGGACTCAATATGTCGCCAAAACGAATCACAGTTTCGACGGCAGGAATTGCAAAATTTATCAAAATGTTGGCTGATGATAATGTAAAATTTAATCTTGCTTTGTCTTTGCATGCTGCACACGATGAAAAAAGAAATGAAATTATGGATATTAATGAGAGTAATTCCTTAGATGTTTTGGCAGAAGCATTAAAATATTTTTATGAAAAAACAGAAAATAGAATCACTTTTGAATATATTTTATTTGATAATTTTAATGATTCTTTGAAAGATGCTGATGAATTATATCAGTTTACCAAACACGTACCTTGTCGTGTCAATATTTTGGAATATAATCCAATAGAGGAAGCTGAATACAAAAAGCCAACAGCAGAAAGAATGGATAAATTTGCAAATTATCTTATCAGAAGAGGTGTCAGAACAACAGTCAGAAGAAGCCGAGGAAAAGATATTGATGCTGCTTGTGGACAACTTGCCAACAAAAAAGGATAA